ATCGAGGAAGATGATCCGCGGGTCGTTCACCATGGCGAGGGCGATCGACAGCCGCTGCTGCTGCCCGCCCGACAGGGCGTTGGCGTAGTCGTTGGCCTTCTCCTGGAGGCTGACCAGTTCGACCAGTCGATCGACCTTGGCCTTCGAGGTATCGGCGCCGTAGAGCGCGGCGAAGAGGGCGATCAACTCGCGCACCGTCAGGTGGTCGAACAGCGCCGTTGACTGAAGCTGCACGCCGATCACCCGCTTGACGGCGGTCGGGTTACGCGCCGCGTCGATGCCGGCCACATGGATCGTGCCCTCGTCGGGCTCGCGCAGCCCTTCGATCATCTCCAGCGTGGTGGTCTTGCCGGCGCCGTTCGGGCCAAGAATGCCGAAGATCTCGCCATCGTACACGGTCAGGTCGACGCCGTTGACGGCGGTGAAGTCTCCGTAGCGCTTGACCAGCCCCCGCACCTCGATCACGGCGGGCCGGGTCGCACCCACGGCAACGCCGTTGGTCACTGGCGTCGAGACATCCTGCATTCGGGCAACCCTCCTCGTGGTCCCCTACGTCACTCGGCCGGTTCCGGAACGCGATGTCTCGGCACCGCCAATACTGGCAGTGCCGTCCGGGTTCGGTAACCCGACACCGGAACAACCGACGCAATCCACGATACCGGGAATATTCCGCTCGCGCATCGGACCACCGGTGAGTCGCGATACTGTTCTTCCGGACAGGGATCGCCGCAACCGGGAGGGGGATGGCGGCTCACTTCCTGGTGTCGCGCAGCCGGTCCAGGACCTCTTGAATGCCGCGAGGAGCGGAGCCGGGATCTGCTCGCCGGACGCCGAGGCGCGCCATCAACCGCTCCACCCCCAGGCCGAGGGCGGCGGCGATCGCGAGGACGAAGGTGGCCCAGCCGATCATGGCTCCCTCCCGGCGCGGCACCGCACGGCGTTCGTCGCTGTGTTGAAGTCTACCCCAGAGGGGACCGGCGCCGCGCCGGTCAGGTTTGGTACTATCTGCCGCACCGGCGGGTCACCGCCGAGCCCGGCGCCGGGCACGGCTCGAAGTACGGCATGCGAAGGGAGACGCGATGACTCCCGGCGATCTGCTTTTTATCGGCGCGTTCATCATCCTGCCGATCGCGCTGATTATCTGGAGTCTGACGAGCCTGCGCGCCATCCGCCGCCGGCGGCGGGAGTGGGAT
This genomic window from Sphaerobacter thermophilus DSM 20745 contains:
- a CDS encoding ABC transporter ATP-binding protein, producing MQDVSTPVTNGVAVGATRPAVIEVRGLVKRYGDFTAVNGVDLTVYDGEIFGILGPNGAGKTTTLEMIEGLREPDEGTIHVAGIDAARNPTAVKRVIGVQLQSTALFDHLTVRELIALFAALYGADTSKAKVDRLVELVSLQEKANDYANALSGGQQQRLSIALAMVNDPRIIFLDEPTTGLDPAARRNLWDVIRTVRAGGKTVVLTTHYMEEAEVLCDRVAVMDQGRIIACDTPRRLIDQLDQAATIRARIDNGTVPVETFKSLPNVTHVAVEDGYVELHSDDMQVTMSALLATAREAGLRLDNLSTSSATLEDVFLALTGRSLRE